A window of the Zootoca vivipara chromosome 14, rZooViv1.1, whole genome shotgun sequence genome harbors these coding sequences:
- the NR2F2 gene encoding COUP transcription factor 2 isoform X2: MAMVVGTWRDPQDDVAGPQGTQPSQAPPVPGPPTGAPHTPQTPGQGGPPSTPAQTNQGSQQSQGEKQQQQQHIECVVCGDKSSGKHYGQFTCEGCKSFFKRSVRRNLSYTCRANRNCPIDQHHRNQCQYCRLKKCLKVGMRREAVQRGRMPPTQPTHGQFALTNGDPLNCHSYLSGYISLLLRAEPYPTSRFGSQCMQPNNIMGIENICELAARMLFSAVEWARNIPFFPDLQITDQVALLRLTWSELFVLNAAQCSMPLHVAPLLAAAGLHASPMSADRVVAFMDHIRIFQEQVEKLKALHVDSAEYSCLKAIVLFTSDACGLSDVAHVESLQEKSQCALEEYVRSQYPNQPTRFGKLLLRLPSLRTVSSSVIEQLFFVRLVGKTPIETLIRDMLLSGSSFNWPYMAIQ, encoded by the exons ATGGCAATGGTAGTTGGCACGTGGCGAGACCCGCAGGACGATGTGGCCGGCCCGCAAGGAACGCAGCCTTCGCAAGCGCCTCCTGTGCCGGGACCCCCGACGGGTGCCCCGCACACCCCGCAGACGCCGGGCCAAGGGGGCCCTCCCAGCACGCCCGCGCAGACCAACCAAGGCAGCCAGCAGAGCCAAggcgagaagcagcagcagcagcagcacatcgaGTGCGTGGTGTGCGGGGACAAGTCCAGCGGCAAGCACTACGGGCAATTCACGTGTGAAGGCTGCAAGAGTTTCTTCAAGCGCAGCGTCCGCAGGAACCTCAGCTACACGTGCCGCGCCAACCGGAACTGTCCCATTGACCAACATCACCGCAACCAGTGCCAATATTGTCGCCTCAAAAAATGCCTCAAGGTTGGCATGAGACGGGAAG CCGTCCAGAGGGGCAGAATGCCACCTACTCAGCCGACCCACGGCCAGTTCGCCTTAACCAACGGAGACCCCCTGAACTGCCACTCGTACCTCTCCGGATATATCTCCCTGTTGCTGAGGGCAGAGCCTTACCCGACCTCGCGCTTCGGCAGCCAGTGCATGCAACCCAACAACATTATGGGCATCGAGAACATTTGCGAGCTGGCGGCTCGGATGCTTTTCAGCGCCGTCGAGTGGGCCCGGAATATCCCCTTTTTCCCCGACCTCCAGATCACCGACCAGGTGGCCTTGCTGAGGTTAACCTGGAGTGAGTTGTTTGTCCTCAACGCGGCCCAGTGCTCCATGCCCCTCCACGTCGCCCCGCTCCTGGCTGCCGCCGGCCTGCACGCCTCGCCCATGTCCGCCGACCGAGTTGTAGCCTTTATGGACCACATACGAATCTTCCAAGAACAGGTCGAGAAACTTAAGGCCTTACACGTGGATTCGGCGGAATACAGCTGCTTGAAGGCCATCGTCCTTTTCACCTCAG ATGCGTGTGGTCTCTCCGACGTAGCCCACGTTGAAAGTTTACAAGAGAAGTCCCAGTGTGCGTTGGAAGAGTACGTAAGGAGTCAGTATCCGAACCAGCCTACGCGATTTGGGAAACTGTTGTTACGCCTCCCATCTCTCCGCACCGTCTCTTCCTCAGTCATAGAGCAATTGTTTTTCGTCCGTTTGGTAGGTAAAACCCCCATAGAAACCCTTATCAGGGATATGTTACTGTCTGGAAGCAGTTTTAACTGGCCTTATATGGCCATTcaataa
- the NR2F2 gene encoding COUP transcription factor 2 isoform X1 yields the protein MAMVVGTWRDPQDDVAGPQGTQPSQAPPVPGPPTGAPHTPQTPGQGGPPSTPAQTNQGSQQSQGEKQQQQQHIECVVCGDKSSGKHYGQFTCEGCKSFFKRSVRRNLSYTCRANRNCPIDQHHRNQCQYCRLKKCLKVGMRREVSSLFTAAVQRGRMPPTQPTHGQFALTNGDPLNCHSYLSGYISLLLRAEPYPTSRFGSQCMQPNNIMGIENICELAARMLFSAVEWARNIPFFPDLQITDQVALLRLTWSELFVLNAAQCSMPLHVAPLLAAAGLHASPMSADRVVAFMDHIRIFQEQVEKLKALHVDSAEYSCLKAIVLFTSDACGLSDVAHVESLQEKSQCALEEYVRSQYPNQPTRFGKLLLRLPSLRTVSSSVIEQLFFVRLVGKTPIETLIRDMLLSGSSFNWPYMAIQ from the exons ATGGCAATGGTAGTTGGCACGTGGCGAGACCCGCAGGACGATGTGGCCGGCCCGCAAGGAACGCAGCCTTCGCAAGCGCCTCCTGTGCCGGGACCCCCGACGGGTGCCCCGCACACCCCGCAGACGCCGGGCCAAGGGGGCCCTCCCAGCACGCCCGCGCAGACCAACCAAGGCAGCCAGCAGAGCCAAggcgagaagcagcagcagcagcagcacatcgaGTGCGTGGTGTGCGGGGACAAGTCCAGCGGCAAGCACTACGGGCAATTCACGTGTGAAGGCTGCAAGAGTTTCTTCAAGCGCAGCGTCCGCAGGAACCTCAGCTACACGTGCCGCGCCAACCGGAACTGTCCCATTGACCAACATCACCGCAACCAGTGCCAATATTGTCGCCTCAAAAAATGCCTCAAGGTTGGCATGAGACGGGAAG TTTCTTCCTTATTTACTGCAGCCGTCCAGAGGGGCAGAATGCCACCTACTCAGCCGACCCACGGCCAGTTCGCCTTAACCAACGGAGACCCCCTGAACTGCCACTCGTACCTCTCCGGATATATCTCCCTGTTGCTGAGGGCAGAGCCTTACCCGACCTCGCGCTTCGGCAGCCAGTGCATGCAACCCAACAACATTATGGGCATCGAGAACATTTGCGAGCTGGCGGCTCGGATGCTTTTCAGCGCCGTCGAGTGGGCCCGGAATATCCCCTTTTTCCCCGACCTCCAGATCACCGACCAGGTGGCCTTGCTGAGGTTAACCTGGAGTGAGTTGTTTGTCCTCAACGCGGCCCAGTGCTCCATGCCCCTCCACGTCGCCCCGCTCCTGGCTGCCGCCGGCCTGCACGCCTCGCCCATGTCCGCCGACCGAGTTGTAGCCTTTATGGACCACATACGAATCTTCCAAGAACAGGTCGAGAAACTTAAGGCCTTACACGTGGATTCGGCGGAATACAGCTGCTTGAAGGCCATCGTCCTTTTCACCTCAG ATGCGTGTGGTCTCTCCGACGTAGCCCACGTTGAAAGTTTACAAGAGAAGTCCCAGTGTGCGTTGGAAGAGTACGTAAGGAGTCAGTATCCGAACCAGCCTACGCGATTTGGGAAACTGTTGTTACGCCTCCCATCTCTCCGCACCGTCTCTTCCTCAGTCATAGAGCAATTGTTTTTCGTCCGTTTGGTAGGTAAAACCCCCATAGAAACCCTTATCAGGGATATGTTACTGTCTGGAAGCAGTTTTAACTGGCCTTATATGGCCATTcaataa
- the NR2F2 gene encoding COUP transcription factor 2 isoform X3, whose product MQAIWDLEQGKYVLAVQRGRMPPTQPTHGQFALTNGDPLNCHSYLSGYISLLLRAEPYPTSRFGSQCMQPNNIMGIENICELAARMLFSAVEWARNIPFFPDLQITDQVALLRLTWSELFVLNAAQCSMPLHVAPLLAAAGLHASPMSADRVVAFMDHIRIFQEQVEKLKALHVDSAEYSCLKAIVLFTSDACGLSDVAHVESLQEKSQCALEEYVRSQYPNQPTRFGKLLLRLPSLRTVSSSVIEQLFFVRLVGKTPIETLIRDMLLSGSSFNWPYMAIQ is encoded by the exons ATGCAAGCGATCTGGGATCTTGAACAAGGCAAATATGTTTTGG CCGTCCAGAGGGGCAGAATGCCACCTACTCAGCCGACCCACGGCCAGTTCGCCTTAACCAACGGAGACCCCCTGAACTGCCACTCGTACCTCTCCGGATATATCTCCCTGTTGCTGAGGGCAGAGCCTTACCCGACCTCGCGCTTCGGCAGCCAGTGCATGCAACCCAACAACATTATGGGCATCGAGAACATTTGCGAGCTGGCGGCTCGGATGCTTTTCAGCGCCGTCGAGTGGGCCCGGAATATCCCCTTTTTCCCCGACCTCCAGATCACCGACCAGGTGGCCTTGCTGAGGTTAACCTGGAGTGAGTTGTTTGTCCTCAACGCGGCCCAGTGCTCCATGCCCCTCCACGTCGCCCCGCTCCTGGCTGCCGCCGGCCTGCACGCCTCGCCCATGTCCGCCGACCGAGTTGTAGCCTTTATGGACCACATACGAATCTTCCAAGAACAGGTCGAGAAACTTAAGGCCTTACACGTGGATTCGGCGGAATACAGCTGCTTGAAGGCCATCGTCCTTTTCACCTCAG ATGCGTGTGGTCTCTCCGACGTAGCCCACGTTGAAAGTTTACAAGAGAAGTCCCAGTGTGCGTTGGAAGAGTACGTAAGGAGTCAGTATCCGAACCAGCCTACGCGATTTGGGAAACTGTTGTTACGCCTCCCATCTCTCCGCACCGTCTCTTCCTCAGTCATAGAGCAATTGTTTTTCGTCCGTTTGGTAGGTAAAACCCCCATAGAAACCCTTATCAGGGATATGTTACTGTCTGGAAGCAGTTTTAACTGGCCTTATATGGCCATTcaataa